One Pantanalinema sp. DNA window includes the following coding sequences:
- a CDS encoding stage V sporulation protein S, which yields MEVFKVSAKSNPSAVAGALAGALREQGRAEMQAIGAGALNQAIKAVAIARGYVAPGGMDLVCIPAFIDIVIEGEERTAIKLIVEPR from the coding sequence GTGGAGGTTTTCAAGGTTTCCGCCAAGTCCAACCCCAGCGCCGTGGCGGGTGCTCTGGCCGGCGCCCTTCGCGAGCAGGGCCGGGCCGAGATGCAGGCCATCGGGGCCGGGGCCCTCAACCAGGCGATCAAGGCGGTCGCCATCGCCCGGGGCTACGTGGCCCCCGGCGGCATGGACCTGGTCTGCATCCCCGCCTTCATCGACATCGTCATCGAGGGCGAGGAGCGCACCGCCATCAAGCTGATCGTCGAACCTCGCTAG
- a CDS encoding PHP domain-containing protein, protein MKADLHLHTTCSDGRLSPEALVLAAARAGLSAIAVTDHDNTDAVAEAMAAVAERGLKLEVVPGVEVTAMRGDTELHILGYFVDPRAPGWQEAMARARREREQRAAAFVAKFAAHGIRLGLDAVQRHAGDGAIGRPHVARALVEAGACGTEQQAFDRYLNPGCPTFVPRGGMDPKEAIALIHAAGGVASLAHPRSVPLSEPDAKGETLLAYLVACGLDALEVIHPSATSMLRAHYARLAAENGLLVTGGSDDHGPRPGHPSRIGDLSVPYSWLAALGARRPRSTGEVSANYAGPLRESFYNGTIKQRSQSQ, encoded by the coding sequence ATGAAGGCCGATCTGCACCTCCATACCACCTGCTCCGACGGGCGCCTCAGTCCCGAGGCCCTCGTCCTGGCGGCCGCGCGCGCGGGGCTCTCGGCGATCGCCGTGACCGACCACGACAACACCGACGCCGTCGCCGAGGCGATGGCCGCGGTCGCGGAGCGCGGCCTCAAGCTGGAGGTGGTCCCGGGGGTCGAGGTCACGGCGATGCGCGGCGACACCGAGCTGCACATTCTCGGCTACTTCGTCGATCCCCGGGCTCCCGGCTGGCAGGAGGCCATGGCGCGAGCGCGGCGCGAGCGCGAGCAGCGGGCGGCCGCGTTCGTCGCGAAGTTCGCGGCGCACGGCATCCGCCTCGGCCTCGACGCGGTCCAGCGCCACGCGGGGGATGGGGCGATCGGGCGTCCGCACGTGGCCCGCGCCCTGGTGGAGGCGGGCGCCTGCGGCACCGAGCAGCAGGCCTTCGACCGCTACCTGAACCCCGGCTGCCCGACGTTCGTGCCGCGCGGCGGCATGGATCCCAAGGAGGCGATCGCCTTGATCCATGCGGCCGGCGGCGTCGCCTCGCTCGCCCACCCGCGCAGCGTCCCTTTGAGCGAGCCGGACGCGAAGGGCGAGACGCTGCTCGCCTATCTGGTCGCCTGCGGCCTGGACGCGCTGGAGGTGATTCACCCGTCGGCCACCTCGATGCTGCGCGCGCACTACGCGCGGCTGGCGGCCGAGAATGGCCTGCTGGTGACGGGGGGCTCGGACGACCACGGTCCGAGACCCGGCCATCCGAGCCGCATCGGGGACCTGAGCGTCCCCTACTCCTGGCTGGCCGCGCTTGGCGCGCGTCGTCCGAGAAGCACCGGGGAGGTTTCGGCAAACTACGCTGGACCTTTGCGGGAAAGCTTCTATAATGGGACCATCAAGCAACGGTCCCAGTCTCAATGA
- the raiA gene encoding ribosome-associated translation inhibitor RaiA — MELVIKGHHVEVTDALRDYADKKVGRVVRNVDGVIETQVELSVNKNPSVPENQIVEVTLFAKGTVIRAEVSTESMYASLDLVADKLERQIRRYRQKLQGHDRHNRQKTATAVAAEPMVEAVEEVEREIVRTKSFPVLAMSPDDAAVQMELLGHNFFMFINQFTSQVNVIYHRKDGNYGLIEPTA; from the coding sequence ATGGAACTCGTGATCAAAGGACACCACGTCGAGGTGACGGACGCGCTGCGCGACTACGCCGACAAGAAGGTCGGCCGGGTCGTCCGCAACGTGGATGGGGTCATCGAAACCCAGGTCGAGCTCTCGGTCAACAAGAACCCGAGCGTGCCCGAGAACCAGATCGTCGAGGTCACCCTGTTCGCCAAGGGCACGGTGATCCGCGCCGAGGTCAGCACCGAGAGCATGTATGCCTCGCTCGACCTGGTCGCGGACAAGCTGGAGCGTCAGATCCGCCGCTACCGCCAGAAGCTCCAGGGCCACGATCGCCACAACCGTCAGAAGACGGCCACGGCGGTTGCCGCCGAGCCCATGGTCGAGGCGGTCGAGGAGGTCGAGCGCGAGATCGTTCGCACCAAGTCCTTCCCGGTTCTCGCCATGTCGCCGGACGACGCGGCGGTCCAGATGGAGCTGTTGGGTCACAACTTCTTCATGTTCATCAACCAGTTCACCAGCCAGGTGAACGTGATCTACCACCGCAAGGACGGCAACTACGGCCTCATCGAGCCGACCGCCTAG
- the tatC gene encoding twin-arginine translocase subunit TatC — translation MSTPEHDQIAMRDRLAGEMTFVEHLEELRWRIVKSLAALAAGFGLAFVYSRLLMAWLSVPAGDTRFIFTSPAEYFMASLKVAFFAGLYLALPVILYQLVAFVAPGLTPTERRWVLPVVAGSFLLFTAGGAFAYYALLPAGLHFLLGFAPSTVAPMLSIGTYLGFAASLLFASGFIFELPLVLLALAWIGVVSSAMLARFRKVAIVLALAIGAVITPSADIFSQLMLALALVLLYELSVWLIRLTGK, via the coding sequence TTGTCCACCCCCGAGCACGATCAGATCGCCATGCGCGATCGCCTCGCCGGCGAGATGACCTTCGTCGAGCACCTCGAAGAGCTGCGCTGGCGCATCGTCAAGTCGCTCGCCGCCCTCGCCGCGGGCTTCGGTCTCGCCTTCGTCTACAGCCGCCTCCTCATGGCCTGGCTCTCGGTGCCCGCCGGCGACACCCGCTTCATCTTCACCTCGCCGGCCGAGTACTTCATGGCCAGCCTCAAGGTCGCCTTCTTCGCCGGCCTCTACCTGGCCCTGCCGGTGATCCTCTACCAGCTGGTGGCCTTCGTGGCCCCGGGGCTCACCCCGACCGAGCGGCGCTGGGTGCTTCCCGTGGTGGCGGGCTCGTTCCTGCTCTTCACCGCGGGCGGGGCCTTCGCCTACTACGCCCTCTTGCCGGCGGGCCTGCACTTCCTTTTGGGGTTCGCGCCCTCCACCGTGGCCCCGATGCTCTCGATCGGGACCTACCTGGGCTTTGCGGCCTCGCTGCTCTTCGCTTCGGGCTTCATCTTCGAGCTGCCGCTCGTGCTCCTGGCGCTCGCCTGGATCGGGGTGGTCTCGTCGGCGATGCTCGCCAGGTTTCGCAAGGTGGCGATCGTGCTCGCGCTCGCCATCGGGGCGGTCATCACCCCCTCGGCGGACATCTTCAGCCAGCTGATGCTGGCGCTCGCCCTGGTGCTGCTCTACGAGCTGAGCGTCTGGCTCATCCGGCTCACGGGCAAGTAG
- a CDS encoding homoserine dehydrogenase, whose product MREARSIGIGLLGCGVVGQGVVRLLANRPELHLVAVAVRDPGRDRGLEPSLVTTDSQAVVDHPDVRVVIEVMGGLEPARSLVLRAIRNGKHVVTANKALLAHHGREIVEAARNAGVEVYFEAAVGGGIPVIMPLKRGLAANAVQRISGIINGTTNYILTRMAQEGDTFADALAEAQRLGYAEADPTADVAGHDAAHKLAILASILSGAFVSLETVHREGIERLTPRDLAYARELGYAVKLLGIARRAGDRLEARLHPAMIPLSHPLARIDGVTNAVTVVGDAVGEVTFSGPGAGSLPTASAVVSDVLNLVEAIESASPPSRLMDGCAAGEAQVVPIGEIETAYYLRLLTEDLPGVLGAVGSLFGARGVSIRFFVQKEVRDGLAELVFVTHAVREQAFRDALAQVEALPALKEVAALIRVEEDANGR is encoded by the coding sequence GTGAGGGAAGCTCGCTCGATAGGGATCGGTTTGCTCGGGTGCGGGGTGGTCGGGCAGGGGGTGGTGCGCCTCCTGGCGAATCGGCCTGAGCTGCACCTCGTGGCGGTCGCCGTGCGCGACCCGGGGCGCGATCGCGGCCTCGAGCCCTCCCTGGTCACCACCGATTCGCAGGCGGTCGTCGATCACCCCGACGTCCGCGTCGTGATCGAGGTCATGGGGGGGCTTGAGCCCGCGCGATCGCTCGTCCTGCGCGCCATCCGCAACGGCAAGCACGTCGTCACCGCGAACAAGGCCTTGCTCGCCCATCACGGGCGCGAGATCGTCGAGGCCGCCCGTAACGCCGGCGTCGAGGTCTACTTCGAGGCGGCGGTCGGCGGCGGCATCCCCGTCATCATGCCCCTCAAGCGAGGCCTCGCCGCCAACGCCGTCCAGCGCATCAGCGGCATCATCAACGGCACCACCAACTACATCCTCACCCGCATGGCCCAGGAGGGCGATACCTTCGCCGACGCCCTCGCCGAGGCCCAGCGCCTGGGCTACGCCGAGGCCGACCCGACCGCTGACGTGGCGGGCCACGACGCGGCCCACAAGCTCGCCATCCTGGCCTCCATCCTCTCGGGGGCCTTCGTATCCCTGGAGACGGTTCACCGGGAGGGCATCGAGCGCCTGACCCCCAGGGACCTCGCCTACGCCCGGGAGCTGGGCTACGCGGTCAAGCTGCTCGGCATCGCTCGCCGGGCGGGCGATCGCCTCGAGGCCCGCCTGCATCCCGCCATGATCCCGCTCTCGCATCCCCTCGCGCGGATCGACGGGGTCACCAACGCCGTCACGGTGGTGGGCGACGCGGTCGGCGAGGTCACCTTCTCGGGCCCCGGGGCGGGCTCGCTGCCCACCGCGAGCGCGGTCGTGAGCGACGTCCTGAACCTGGTCGAGGCCATCGAGAGCGCCTCGCCGCCGAGCCGCCTGATGGACGGGTGCGCCGCCGGCGAGGCCCAGGTCGTGCCCATCGGCGAGATCGAGACGGCCTACTACCTGCGGCTTTTGACCGAGGATTTGCCCGGGGTGCTCGGGGCGGTCGGCTCCCTGTTCGGGGCGCGGGGCGTCTCCATTCGCTTCTTCGTCCAGAAGGAGGTGCGCGACGGCCTGGCCGAGCTGGTCTTCGTCACGCACGCGGTGCGTGAGCAGGCCTTCAGGGACGCGCTCGCCCAGGTCGAGGCCCTGCCGGCCCTCAAGGAGGTGGCGGCGCTGATCCGGGTGGAGGAGGATGCGAATGGACGCTGA
- the thrC gene encoding threonine synthase: MDAERKGRAWPGLIESYRDFLPVGPETPVVTLNEGWTPLVRLENLARAIGLPELRLYAKLEGANPTGSFKDRGMTMAVTKAKEAGAEALICASTGNTSAAMAAYAARAGMRCYMLVPDGYVALGKLAQGIHYGARVIPVRGNFDAALSLVRAISARHPVTLVNSVNPFRIEGQKTAAFELCDQLGEAPDMLSIPVGNAGNITAYWKGFREYHAAGRAASTPRMLGFQASGAAPIVRGRPVEHPETVATAIRIGNPASWQGALAAVAESRGLVRDVTDDEILEAYRMLGRLEGVFCEPASAASVAGVVKLAREGFFAGDERVACVLTGNGLKDPDTAMRGIDQAPVAVEADEEAVLAAMGFV; the protein is encoded by the coding sequence ATGGACGCTGAGCGGAAGGGCCGCGCCTGGCCCGGCCTGATCGAGAGCTACCGGGACTTCCTGCCGGTCGGGCCCGAGACGCCCGTGGTGACCCTCAACGAGGGCTGGACGCCCCTGGTGCGGCTGGAGAACCTGGCCAGGGCCATCGGCCTGCCGGAGCTTCGCCTCTACGCCAAGCTGGAGGGGGCGAACCCGACCGGCTCCTTCAAGGACCGCGGCATGACCATGGCCGTCACCAAGGCAAAGGAGGCGGGCGCCGAGGCGCTGATCTGCGCCTCGACGGGCAACACCTCGGCGGCGATGGCGGCCTACGCCGCGCGCGCCGGCATGCGCTGCTACATGCTGGTGCCCGACGGCTACGTGGCCCTCGGCAAGCTCGCCCAGGGCATCCACTACGGGGCGCGCGTCATCCCCGTCAGGGGCAACTTCGACGCGGCGCTTTCCCTGGTGCGCGCCATCTCGGCGCGCCACCCGGTGACGCTGGTCAACAGCGTCAACCCCTTCCGGATCGAGGGCCAGAAGACCGCCGCCTTCGAGCTGTGCGACCAGCTGGGCGAGGCCCCCGACATGCTCTCCATCCCGGTGGGCAACGCCGGCAACATCACGGCCTACTGGAAGGGGTTCAGGGAGTACCACGCTGCCGGCAGGGCCGCCTCGACTCCTCGCATGCTGGGCTTCCAGGCCTCGGGGGCGGCGCCCATCGTCCGGGGGCGCCCCGTCGAGCACCCCGAGACCGTCGCGACCGCCATCCGCATCGGCAACCCCGCGAGCTGGCAGGGGGCCCTGGCGGCCGTCGCGGAATCGAGGGGCCTCGTCCGGGACGTGACCGACGACGAGATCCTCGAGGCCTACCGCATGCTCGGCCGCCTGGAGGGCGTCTTCTGCGAGCCGGCCTCGGCGGCCTCGGTGGCCGGCGTCGTCAAGCTCGCGCGCGAGGGCTTCTTCGCCGGCGACGAGCGCGTCGCGTGCGTGCTGACGGGCAACGGCCTCAAGGATCCGGACACGGCCATGCGCGGGATCGACCAGGCCCCCGTCGCGGTCGAGGCCGACGAGGAAGCGGTGCTCGCCGCAATGGGCTTTGTTTAG
- a CDS encoding S8 family serine peptidase yields MAKPLHSLTTAAVMAAAVSVLGCAGVGPVPTGDAAGAGKAVVFGVDGEAQLLVKPREGRAFRSPVGRSLGDIEDLGVQLYSVPANQLAKTLATLQANPDVEYAEPSYRVKAFDLPSRDEGVPNDSLYAQQYAPQVVQAPQAWRTSKGSGMVIAVLDTGLDTTHPEFAGRVVEGFNAITRKSDVKDDHGHGTHCAGVAAAAVNNGQGMAGIAPEAKIMPIKVLAADGAGSDAYVARGISWAVKHGADVISLSLGGPGENKTLAAAVTAALRKGVPVISAMGNDGSGEKAFPAAYPGVIAVGATNAKDQAADFSQHGDWISVAAPGVQILSTFPTYRVTLNEYGFGLNYAVLDGTSMATPAVAGLAALMRARFGKSMTPEKLKAKLEGAADKVGGLSAFDPHFGNGRVNAARALQ; encoded by the coding sequence ATGGCCAAGCCCCTTCACTCTCTGACGACCGCCGCGGTCATGGCGGCGGCCGTGAGCGTGCTCGGCTGCGCCGGGGTGGGGCCGGTCCCGACCGGCGACGCCGCGGGTGCGGGCAAGGCCGTGGTGTTCGGTGTCGACGGCGAGGCCCAGCTGCTCGTGAAGCCCAGGGAGGGTCGGGCCTTCCGCTCGCCCGTGGGACGCTCGCTCGGGGACATCGAGGATCTGGGGGTCCAGCTGTACTCGGTCCCGGCGAACCAGCTCGCAAAGACCCTCGCGACCTTGCAGGCCAACCCGGACGTCGAGTACGCCGAGCCCTCGTACCGGGTGAAGGCCTTCGATCTTCCCTCGCGCGACGAGGGGGTCCCTAACGATTCCCTCTACGCCCAGCAGTACGCCCCCCAGGTCGTGCAGGCCCCGCAGGCCTGGCGCACCAGCAAGGGGAGCGGCATGGTCATCGCCGTGCTGGACACGGGCCTCGACACCACCCACCCCGAGTTCGCGGGCCGGGTGGTCGAGGGCTTCAACGCCATCACGCGCAAGAGCGACGTCAAGGACGATCACGGCCACGGGACGCACTGCGCCGGGGTCGCGGCCGCCGCGGTCAACAACGGCCAGGGCATGGCGGGCATCGCCCCGGAAGCCAAGATCATGCCCATCAAGGTCCTCGCCGCCGACGGGGCGGGATCCGACGCCTACGTGGCGCGGGGGATCTCGTGGGCCGTCAAGCACGGCGCCGACGTGATCAGCCTCAGCCTCGGCGGCCCCGGCGAGAACAAGACCCTTGCCGCCGCGGTCACGGCCGCTCTCAGGAAGGGCGTGCCGGTGATCTCCGCCATGGGCAACGACGGCAGTGGCGAGAAGGCCTTCCCCGCGGCCTATCCCGGCGTGATCGCGGTCGGGGCCACCAACGCCAAGGATCAGGCGGCGGACTTCTCCCAGCACGGCGACTGGATCTCGGTGGCGGCCCCCGGCGTCCAGATCCTCTCGACCTTCCCGACCTACAGGGTCACCCTCAACGAGTACGGCTTCGGGCTCAACTACGCGGTCCTCGACGGGACCTCGATGGCGACGCCGGCGGTGGCGGGCCTGGCTGCTCTCATGCGCGCGCGCTTCGGGAAGTCGATGACCCCCGAAAAGCTCAAGGCGAAGCTGGAGGGGGCGGCGGACAAGGTGGGGGGCCTGTCGGCCTTCGACCCTCACTTCGGCAACGGGCGCGTGAACGCGGCGCGTGCCCTGCAGTAG
- a CDS encoding phosphate/phosphite/phosphonate ABC transporter substrate-binding protein, which produces MTFPLRPLLGLGMALAAAIALVAHPQPAEAYKPRVLRMGFVPSENVQEVMRNAQPIVAMMRKELGMDVVPFVATDYTGVIEAMRAKRLDVAFFAPGAYVLAERQAKAKVILKVVRGGKDVFYTAIITHKATGIKSIKDLKGKTFAFVDPASLSGSLYPKVMLLDEGLNPERDFKRVVYAGGHDATVLAVLRRQVDAGATFANDTTGHHGAWDEFLKDPKQREQIQVVAYSRPVPADNIAVAADLDPEWVARIRAAMLKISASPQGRAQLKKIYHIDGFKAATPAEYAPVREVFDRVGFKSR; this is translated from the coding sequence TTGACTTTCCCGCTCCGTCCGCTGCTGGGTCTCGGCATGGCGCTGGCTGCAGCGATCGCCCTGGTTGCGCACCCCCAACCGGCCGAGGCGTACAAGCCCCGCGTCCTGCGGATGGGCTTCGTCCCTTCCGAGAACGTCCAGGAAGTCATGCGCAACGCGCAGCCCATCGTGGCCATGATGCGCAAGGAGCTCGGCATGGACGTGGTCCCCTTCGTGGCGACCGACTACACCGGGGTCATCGAGGCCATGCGGGCCAAGCGCCTGGACGTGGCCTTCTTCGCCCCCGGCGCCTACGTGCTCGCCGAGCGCCAGGCCAAGGCCAAGGTGATCCTCAAGGTCGTGCGGGGCGGCAAGGACGTCTTCTACACGGCGATCATCACCCACAAGGCCACGGGCATCAAGTCCATCAAGGACCTCAAGGGCAAGACCTTCGCCTTCGTGGACCCGGCCTCGCTGTCGGGCTCGCTCTACCCCAAGGTCATGCTCCTCGACGAGGGCCTCAACCCCGAGCGCGACTTCAAGCGGGTGGTCTACGCGGGCGGCCACGACGCGACGGTGCTCGCCGTCCTCAGGCGCCAGGTGGACGCCGGGGCGACCTTCGCCAACGACACCACCGGCCATCACGGCGCCTGGGACGAGTTCCTCAAGGATCCCAAGCAGCGCGAGCAGATCCAGGTGGTGGCTTACTCGCGACCGGTGCCCGCCGACAACATCGCGGTGGCCGCCGATCTCGACCCCGAGTGGGTGGCGCGCATCCGCGCGGCCATGCTCAAGATCAGCGCCTCGCCTCAGGGGCGAGCGCAGCTCAAGAAGATCTACCACATCGACGGCTTCAAGGCCGCCACGCCGGCCGAGTACGCCCCGGTACGCGAGGTGTTCGACCGCGTGGGGTTCAAGAGTCGGTAG
- the phnC gene encoding phosphonate ABC transporter ATP-binding protein yields the protein MDHFLQVQGLKKAYSNGPTVLHDVSLTFKPGEFSVILGLSGAGKSTFLRCLNRLIEPTEGRILIPRDLISPDGTGELDLARASSHELRLWRRKVGMIFQHFNLIKRLSVIDNVLAGSLGYAGVLPGMLRLFSSAERDRALYNLERVGLLDHAYKRADALSGGQQQRVAIARALMQRPTVILADEPVASLDPKLARQILDILKRVAAEDGLTVMVSLHVLELARAYGDRMIGFHGGRVIFDGAPDQLDDKAVQQIYSRGTAQLQPV from the coding sequence GTGGACCACTTCCTCCAAGTCCAGGGGCTCAAGAAGGCCTACTCCAACGGCCCCACCGTCCTCCACGACGTGAGCTTGACCTTCAAGCCCGGCGAATTCTCGGTGATTCTCGGCCTCTCGGGGGCGGGGAAATCGACCTTCCTGCGCTGCCTCAACCGCCTGATCGAGCCCACCGAGGGCCGGATCCTCATCCCGCGCGACCTCATCTCGCCCGACGGCACCGGCGAGCTCGACCTGGCCCGCGCCAGCTCCCACGAGCTTCGCCTCTGGCGCCGCAAGGTCGGGATGATCTTCCAGCACTTCAACCTGATCAAGCGCCTGTCGGTGATCGACAACGTGCTCGCGGGCAGCCTCGGCTACGCCGGGGTGCTGCCCGGCATGCTGCGCCTCTTCTCGAGCGCCGAGCGCGATCGCGCCCTCTACAACCTCGAGCGCGTCGGCCTGCTCGACCATGCCTACAAGCGCGCGGACGCCCTCTCGGGCGGCCAGCAGCAGCGGGTGGCGATCGCTCGCGCCCTGATGCAGCGCCCCACCGTGATCCTGGCCGACGAGCCCGTCGCCTCCTTGGACCCCAAGCTCGCCAGGCAGATCCTCGACATCCTCAAGCGCGTGGCGGCCGAGGACGGGCTCACGGTCATGGTGAGCCTGCACGTGCTCGAGCTGGCGCGGGCCTACGGCGACCGGATGATCGGCTTCCACGGCGGCCGGGTGATCTTCGACGGAGCCCCCGACCAGCTGGACGACAAGGCGGTCCAGCAGATCTACAGCCGCGGCACTGCCCAGCTCCAACCCGTGTGA
- the phnE gene encoding phosphonate ABC transporter, permease protein PhnE translates to MRSYTKPLDPLKPHVPTRFPERPRRARTPWALGALMVLLLVWAFAGVQFNLKELVEGTPKMVEWVQQSLPPDLSTITDPGRYALPSEVTPAQLLAPSVLTPEQAEIKDRWWANTFPQTVLGATIQTIQMAFAGTFLAVLFAFPLCFLAARNTSPHPYVYHAVKLAVNFLRTIPDFAVGLVLITAIGLGPFTGTMALAFHTATVLIKLFAEEVENIDGGVVEAIQATGARYVQVLAFAVVPQVMPGFISSVLYRFETNIRAAAVLGLIGAGGIGFIMKSDFSLFQYPQAATTVLVLIVLVMLVDYTSARLRKIVI, encoded by the coding sequence ATGCGCTCCTATACCAAGCCCCTGGATCCCCTCAAGCCCCACGTCCCCACCCGGTTCCCCGAGCGCCCCAGGCGCGCCAGGACGCCGTGGGCCCTCGGCGCCCTCATGGTCCTCTTGCTGGTCTGGGCCTTCGCCGGGGTGCAGTTCAACCTCAAGGAGCTCGTCGAGGGCACGCCCAAGATGGTGGAGTGGGTCCAGCAGAGCCTGCCGCCCGACCTCTCGACCATCACCGACCCCGGGCGCTACGCCCTGCCGAGCGAGGTCACGCCCGCGCAGCTCCTGGCGCCCTCGGTCCTGACGCCCGAGCAGGCCGAGATCAAGGACCGCTGGTGGGCCAACACCTTCCCCCAGACGGTGCTCGGGGCGACCATCCAGACCATCCAGATGGCCTTCGCGGGGACCTTCCTGGCGGTGCTCTTCGCCTTCCCCCTCTGCTTCCTGGCGGCGCGCAACACCAGCCCGCACCCCTACGTCTATCACGCGGTCAAGCTCGCCGTGAACTTCCTGCGGACCATCCCCGACTTCGCCGTCGGCCTGGTGCTCATCACGGCCATCGGCCTGGGGCCCTTCACCGGCACCATGGCCCTGGCCTTCCACACGGCGACGGTGCTGATCAAGCTCTTCGCCGAGGAGGTGGAGAACATCGACGGCGGCGTGGTGGAGGCGATCCAGGCCACCGGGGCGCGCTACGTGCAGGTGCTCGCCTTCGCGGTGGTGCCCCAGGTGATGCCCGGCTTCATCTCGTCGGTGCTCTACCGCTTCGAGACCAACATCCGCGCGGCCGCGGTGCTGGGCCTCATCGGCGCGGGCGGCATCGGCTTCATCATGAAGAGCGACTTCAGCCTCTTCCAGTACCCGCAGGCGGCGACCACGGTCCTGGTCCTGATCGTGCTGGTCATGCTGGTGGACTACACCTCGGCGCGCCTGCGCAAGATCGTGATCTAG
- a CDS encoding type II CAAX endopeptidase family protein, which translates to MKPAPLARSVLWLVPVTLIAFFATAVLWGIVGPLFIPALRGNERLISLTGFFPIELVGVLGPALLACKLGKVDLRGAFPFRPVAWWRVLLVVGATFGLALVITYMQGWFAQATGLPYPEDVTDLIRAHTPAQWVFMLVAVAFVPAFAEEMVTRGYIQSALVPRLGLGWGILLTAGIFALMHFLPAGIPTYVILGIWLSWVRHRTGSMVGTVAAHATNNTLALLQANLVPEAYWAANIAWVLPVGVLVFGGLGYLALRNLD; encoded by the coding sequence TTGAAGCCGGCTCCTTTAGCTCGCTCGGTTCTCTGGCTCGTCCCCGTCACGCTGATCGCCTTCTTCGCGACCGCCGTGCTGTGGGGGATCGTGGGCCCCCTCTTCATCCCCGCCCTGCGGGGCAACGAGCGGCTCATCTCCCTGACCGGCTTCTTCCCGATCGAGCTGGTCGGGGTGCTGGGGCCCGCGCTGCTTGCATGCAAGCTGGGCAAGGTCGATCTCCGGGGGGCCTTCCCCTTTCGCCCGGTGGCGTGGTGGCGCGTCTTGCTCGTCGTGGGGGCCACCTTCGGGCTCGCGCTCGTCATCACCTACATGCAGGGCTGGTTCGCCCAGGCGACTGGCCTGCCGTACCCCGAGGACGTCACCGACCTGATCCGGGCCCACACGCCCGCTCAGTGGGTGTTCATGCTGGTGGCCGTGGCCTTCGTGCCCGCCTTCGCCGAGGAGATGGTCACGCGGGGCTACATCCAGTCGGCCCTGGTGCCGCGGCTGGGCCTCGGCTGGGGGATCCTGCTGACGGCTGGGATCTTCGCCCTCATGCACTTCCTGCCCGCGGGCATCCCGACCTACGTGATCCTCGGCATCTGGCTGTCGTGGGTGCGGCATCGCACGGGCTCGATGGTGGGCACCGTCGCCGCCCACGCCACCAACAATACCCTTGCGCTCTTGCAGGCGAACCTGGTCCCCGAGGCCTACTGGGCGGCGAACATCGCCTGGGTGCTACCGGTGGGCGTGCTGGTGTTCGGGGGCCTAGGGTACCTGGCCTTAAGGAACTTGGATTAG
- the miaA gene encoding tRNA (adenosine(37)-N6)-dimethylallyltransferase MiaA: MARPPLLVLAGATASGKSRLALALAEAFDGVIVAADSRTVYRDFDIGTAKPTAEERARVPHRLIDVADPTDTYTVARYKAAAIEAIAEVHAAGKLPMLVGGTGFYIRGLIGGLVIPEVPPQPELRAEFEALVDPHARLAEVDPVTAARLHPNDRMRVIRALEVHAVLGRPLSEAATKAQSPYDALYLALGMERERLYDRINQRTHQMMEQGLVEEVEYLVGRYGADLPLLQTLGYAETLDLLSGRATRDEAIAAIQQHTRNYAKRQLTWFRREEGVRWLDGDRPEGLFDEAAGRVEEWRAS, encoded by the coding sequence GTGGCACGCCCTCCCCTCCTCGTCCTGGCCGGAGCGACGGCCAGCGGCAAGAGCCGGCTTGCGCTCGCGCTGGCCGAGGCCTTCGACGGGGTGATCGTCGCCGCCGACAGCCGCACCGTCTACCGCGACTTCGACATCGGGACGGCCAAGCCGACCGCCGAGGAGCGCGCGCGGGTGCCGCACCGCCTGATCGACGTGGCGGATCCGACCGACACCTACACCGTGGCGCGCTACAAGGCGGCGGCGATCGAGGCGATCGCCGAGGTCCACGCCGCGGGCAAGCTCCCCATGCTGGTGGGCGGCACGGGCTTCTACATCCGGGGCCTGATAGGCGGCCTGGTCATCCCCGAGGTGCCCCCCCAGCCCGAGCTGCGCGCCGAATTCGAGGCCCTCGTGGATCCGCACGCCCGCCTTGCCGAGGTGGACCCCGTCACGGCGGCGCGGCTGCACCCCAACGATCGGATGCGGGTCATCCGCGCCCTGGAGGTGCACGCGGTGCTGGGCAGGCCGCTATCTGAGGCCGCGACCAAGGCTCAGTCGCCCTACGACGCGCTGTACCTGGCGCTCGGGATGGAACGCGAGCGCCTCTACGACAGGATCAACCAGCGCACCCACCAGATGATGGAGCAGGGGCTGGTCGAGGAGGTCGAATACCTGGTGGGGCGCTACGGGGCCGACCTGCCGCTCTTGCAGACCCTGGGCTACGCCGAGACCCTGGACCTGCTTTCGGGGCGTGCGACCAGGGACGAGGCGATCGCGGCCATCCAGCAGCACACCCGGAACTACGCCAAGCGCCAGCTCACATGGTTCCGCCGCGAGGAGGGGGTGCGCTGGCTCGACGGGGACCGGCCGGAAGGCCTGTTTGACGAGGCGGCGGGACGGGTCGAGGAGTGGCGGGCGTCATGA